DNA from Bacillus sp. Marseille-P3661:
TGATCTAGCATTTGGATGACCTCTTGTGGAGACAAGATACTATTGGAATGCTCGAATCTAGGAACAGTACGTTTCCATTGAGTAGTTTCGTTTTTCCAATCAGCAACATTAGATTTTACAGTATATACATCTAGGGTATCTAAAATACTCTCTAAAAAGGAACGTACATCGCCAACTATCGGTAAATCTACAGCAATAATTTTATTAATTTCAGAAGCATCTATGTCAACATGAATCTTTATGGATTTTGGTGAGAATCCACTAATTTTTCCTGTGACGCGATCACTAAATCGGACCCCTAAACAAATTAGTAAATCACTTTGATGAACAGCTTTGTTTGCTGCAAAAGTTCCATGCATTCCTACCATACCAAGATAAAGTGGATTATTTCCATCGAAAGCACCGATGCCCATTAACGAACTAACAACTGGTATTTCTGTGGTTTGAACTAATTCACGTAATAAATCTGATGCTTCCGATAGAATTGCACCTCCCCCAATAAATAATACAGGTTTTCTCGCTACTTCAATCATTTTTCGAGCTGCTTTAATAGAATTTAAGGGTAATGGTTTACCTGCATTTACTGGTAAAGTTGCTTTTCTAGTGAAAAAAGCCGGATTGTCCACTTTTTCTGTCAAGAAATCTAGTGATATTTCTACTAATACTGGCCCACGTCGACCTTCCATTGAAATTGTTGAAGCTTGCATGATCATTTCATAAATATCAGAAGTTGAATTAACTTTAAAACTATGTTTTACGATTGGCATTGTTACACCAGCGATATCTACCTCTTGGAAAGCATCCTTACCAATTTTGTCTCTGTTGAGTTGAGCAACGATTATAACTAATGGAACGGAATCACTATATGCTGTTGCTATTCCAGTTAAAGCATTAGTTAGTCCAGCGCCAGTATTTAATAAAGCAACCCCTGGTTTACCAGATGCTCGCGCAAAGCCATCTGCAGCATGGACAGCAGCTTGTTCATGTTGCATTTGCAAATAGCGTTGATGGGGGTAGTCGTTCAGGACATCAAGAACGGGGAGTAATGTTTCTCCATGACATCCAAAAATGGTTCTATAACCCAAACTTTCTAGTGATCGAACAACTAGATCTGCTCCGTAAACCGTATTTCTTTTAGAGGTATTCATTTAATCTCACCTTTTCCCTTTTTCACAACATTTTAAATTATCGTGTAAAACGTTGTCTGTGAAATAAATCATATGGGAAACAGTAAGGGGTGTGAAACTGTCTTTTATTGACTATGCCCGATATTGAAAATTTTTTAAAGCGTGATAACGATCATATATATTGTTGGAAAATTCAGATATAATAACCGGAAAGGGGGAGATGACATGGAATTACACCAAATTGATGATAATTTGATGTATCCGGGGTTTGATATTGTTGCTAATTTTGAGAAACCTAACTTTATTGCTCTTTTAGTGCAGAAGTATTATTGAATTGAGTTTGGAAAATATGTGAGTCAAGATAACAATAATGTATATCTCGTTGAGAAGGTATCTAAATATGGTTACATGTATGTTCGACAAAATGGTAGAGGTAAGCAGATTTTTATATAAAAAAGTGAGAATTATTCCGACTATATTTTAGCTTTACTCGGCTGTTTGTTCCTTTTTCATAGCATTATTAAGTTTGATATTAATAAACACAGCTAAAGCAAGATAACTAACAAAAAATGTAACGCCAGTCCAAGTTGTTGGTAATAAATATTGTAAATATTCCATTTGAAAACGCCACCTTTTGATTTAATAACTATCTTACATTAATAATACCAAAATGTTCTTAAATTTGTAACAAAAAGTTCACTAAACTGTCAAAATTTTTTTAAAAAAATTCATAGAAGTAGATTAGTACAACTAAACAAGTCGGTTTAATGTGTTATAATGTCATCATTTAGAAGGAGGTATCTTTTATGGATGTATTCAAAGCCATTGAAGAAAGAAGAGAAATCACGAGCTTTACTGACAAAAAGATTCAAACAGACATTTTAGAAAAGTTGTTACAGTCTGCTTATTTGGCACCTTCAGGGAATAATTTACCATCACGAGAATTTATAGTAGTCACCGCTAAGGAAAAATTATTATCATTGTCGAATTCTACACCTTATGTGCCTTGGTTGACGACATCTCAAGCAGCTATTGTTATTACTGGTCGACCAGACGTAAGTAAATATTGGTTACAGGATGCATCAATTGCAAGCGGTTTTATTTGGTTACAAGCAGTTGAATCTGGATTAGGTGTTGGGTTCGGAGCTATTTATCATTCAGAAGATCCTGTGGAGTCAAAGAAACGAGAAGATTATGTTAGAGCTGAGCTTTCTATTCCAAGTGACCGAAGAATCGTTGCTATTTTGGGTTTAGGTTATCAAGATACCCCGCCGCAGCCTAAAAAGTTATTAGCCAGGGATACCATCATATATTATGAAAAATTCAATTTGCCTGAAGAATAATAAGCTCAAACTATGATGATTCTTAACCTATTGTATTAAATGAGCAAAATTTGTGGAACGCTAGAAATGGGGACTTTTGAATAGAATATAAACCATTGTCTAAAACAAGTGAACTTTTACATCCTATTTCTAGCAATCACATTAACAAAAGAGAGAGGTACGAAATGGATACTTCAATGAACTCGATACATACCTTTTTAAATGATTTAAATACAAATCTCATAGCTAAACTTGATTCCATTGAACGCCGCTTAGCAAGATTAGAAAAAATGGATAGCATCGAACACCATGTAAGCGTAAACCAAATTGATTTAACTGATATTAAGGAAATTTTATATCGAATTGAAGAAAATAATCATAAAGCGGATAAACATTACGTACCTGATGATATCCAGACACTTTCTAGCAGACTCGACACCCAACTTAAAAGGATTGCAAAACTAGAAGAAGAGATCATGTTACTTAAACAAAGAGAAAAGTAAACTACCTACCAAAAAAAATGGCTAAATCCAAATTGGATTTAGCCATTTTTTTTATCTCTTGAAAGTAATGAATAGTTTTGTGAAGTTGTAGTAATCCAGCACACGAACAAATTATGACAAAAATTTGTCTTTTCATTAAATAGTGATGAAGTTAACAGGAAACTAAATAAATCTTTTTTACGATAAGTATAACAACGATGAGCAAGGGTGGGGTTAGAAATTGAATCATTTTAAAATGTCAAAATGTGAACAAATTTTGACATGTACAGTATATGGCCTTTAAGTGTGACAACTATCACATTCATAATTGTGAACCTCAGTTACCATAAGTACATAAACAACTTGGTAATGTTGTTAACCGAAAAAGGAGTTGCTTGAAAGAAATACATTGTGACTATGTTCACAGACTGAGAAACCAACATCAACTACATTAGACATATTGAATTTAAACAGACCTTGAATGATTTAATTTTGATTATAGGAGTGATAAATAGTGAAAGCACTGGAACGAACTTTTTATTCAAAAGTTAGCATGTATTCGTTCTTTGTAGTAGTGGTATTGTTTTTATCAATGTATATTGCTACTTCGCAGTTTCTACACATCGACATGGCGTTATTAGGATACATGATTTCTTCCTTTATATTTGCGATTGGATTGACAGTACGACTAGGGTCTTGGCTTATACGTCCGGCAACCCACCAGGTTGTTAAACGTAGTTTCAAAAACTTAAAGACAAAATCAAGACAAAAACGTAATTTCAAATCTATTGCTAAAACAGCTTTCGAAAATATTTTCTTACAAAAGTTTATTTTTAAACGCGGTATATATCGTGGCCTACAGCACTTTTTAATTGCTTGGGGATGTATTGGATCTTTCGTCATAACATTTGGACTTACATTTGGTTGGTTCCATTTTAAACTTGTGGATCCCTCTACGTATGCCATCGTGGTGATGAGCGTTCCAACGATTACAATGCCTGCACATGGATTTTTTGCAGAAATGGTTTACAACGGTTTAAACATTACTGCAATCATGGTGTTAATCGGCGTTTGCATGGCGTTGTTTAGAAGAATTACATCACAAGATACGAAAGTAACAGAACGAGCAGAATTTGATTTGTTTCCGTTATACCTACTATTAGCTGTAACTGCAACTGGTTTATTTTTAACAGTATCCTACACGTTTTTAGATGGCTGGCTGCACCCTTATTTAACACAAATTCATCAAATTACAGTAGTTATTTTGTTAGTATACTTTCCGTTTGGGAAACTGTTCCACTTACCGATTCGCCCGCTGGCAACAGCAGTTCCAATGAACTATCAAGAGGAGTTACAGGTGGATACAAGACCTTGTAAAAAATGTGGAACAACATACAGCAGTGATGATCAAATAGAGGATGTTAAAGAAATTTTAGGCGCGCAAGCTTTTGATTTACAGCTTGAAGATGGAAGCTATCTTGCTGATTATTGCTTACCATGCCGTCGCCGCATTCGTGTTATGAAACAGCTAAATATGGAATCTCCATTAGGAAATCCGTTCAATCCAGTTCAAACAAATAATGGAATTCATTTATCCGGATTTGGTAAAAAACGTTCAGATGATTACTATAACCTACCAGAACATGTAAAGAAACAATTAGTAACTAGTGGTAAAGAAAACTAGGAGGGAATATCGTGAGTAAATATCTTGTTAAACCAGGTGTAAAAAACCTATTAAATCCAGGCGAAAAATTAATCACTACGCATTGCTGTTATTGTGGTATGCAATGCGGAATGCATATACGTTTAAATGAAAAAACAGGCAAAGTTGTCGGTGTGGAACCGCGTTACGACTGGCCGGTTACAATGGGTAAAATGTGCCCAAAAGGTGTGACAGCCTATCAAACTGTTGATCACGAAGACCGTATTCTTCGTCCATTAATCAAAAAGAATGGTAAATTCGTTGAATCGAGCTGGGAAGAAGCGCTTGATTTAATTGAAAAGAACTTTAAAAGAATTCAAGCTGAACACGGCAAAGATGCATTGTCTGTTTTTGGCGGTGTATCGATGACAAACGAAAAGTGCTATCTTGTTGGAAAATACGCACGTGTTGCATTAGGAACTCGCTATATTGATTATAATGGACGTTTTTGTATGAGTTCAGCAGCGGGTGGTTTTAATAAGACGTTAGGAATGGACCGAGGTTCAACATTACCGTATCCGGAGCTAGAACATTCAGACTGTTTCTTTATGGCTGGTACGAATACAGCAGAATGTCATCCAACAAGTATTCAATGGTTTTGGCGTGCAAAAGACAAAGGTGCAAAGTTAATTGTTGCGGATCCACGCGAAACGCCTACTGCACGTATTGCAGATGTGCATCTAGATTTAATTCCGGGTACGGATTCTGCACTAGCGAACGGAATCATGAACATTTTAATTCAAGATGGTTATGTTGATGAAGAATATGTTCAAAATCGTTGTAACAACTATGAAGAGCTAAAGCAAAATGTAGAAAAATTTACACCAGATTATACATCAGCGATTACTGGTGTTTCGGTTGATAAAATTATTAAGGCTGCACATATTTACGGCATGGCTCAAAAGTCAGTTGTAATGTTCGCTCGTGGTGTTGAGCAGCAAACAAAAGGTGTGGATAATGTAGCACTTTATACTTCAATGGCTTTATTACGTGGTCAAATTGGTAAGTTTGCATCAGGTGTTTCAACTTTCACTGGTCAAGGTAACGGCCAAGGTGGACGTGAACATGGTCAAAAATCTGATTTACTTCCAGGCTATCGTAAGCTTACTGATCCTGAAGCTGTTAAATATATTTCAGGTGTATGGGGAATCGATCCAAAGGATATGCCGCAGCCTGGTGTATCAGCTTATGAAATGTTTGATGAAATTCAAGAGGGCAATATTCGTGCGATGCATGTGATTTGTAGTAACCCTGCAGTATCAGCACCAAATGTTGAACATATTTGGGCAGGCTTTAAGAAACTTGATTTCTTAGTAGTCAGTGATTTCTTCCTTTCGGAAACAGCTGAGTTTGCAGATGTTGTGTTACCAGCATCAACATGGGCTGAGGATGATGGCACAACTACAAATACAGAAGGTCGAGTTATCCGCATTCGCAAAGTTAAAGAATCAATCGGTGAATCGAAACCAGATTGGAAAATTTTAAGTTTGATTGCCGAACGCATGGGTAAAGGCAAGCACTTCCAATATAATGATGCAAGTGAAATTTTTGAAGAGTTACGAATCGCTTCAAAGGGTGGTAAAGCGGATTATTCGGGTATCACATGGGAGCGTATTGATAAAGAAGATGGTGTTTTCTGGCCATGTCCATCTGAAGACCATCCAGGAACACCAACGATGTATAAAGAGAAGTTTGCAACGCCGGATGGAAAGGCAAATTTAGCTGTTGTGGATTGGAATGAACCTGCGGAAATGCCTTCACCGGATTTCCCACATGTTTTAACAACAGGTCGCGTCGTGTTCCATTACTTATCTGGTAATCAAACTCGTCGTGTGGGATTTTTAATGGAGCA
Protein-coding regions in this window:
- a CDS encoding nitroreductase family protein — encoded protein: MDVFKAIEERREITSFTDKKIQTDILEKLLQSAYLAPSGNNLPSREFIVVTAKEKLLSLSNSTPYVPWLTTSQAAIVITGRPDVSKYWLQDASIASGFIWLQAVESGLGVGFGAIYHSEDPVESKKREDYVRAELSIPSDRRIVAILGLGYQDTPPQPKKLLARDTIIYYEKFNLPEE
- the fdhF gene encoding formate dehydrogenase subunit alpha; its protein translation is MSKYLVKPGVKNLLNPGEKLITTHCCYCGMQCGMHIRLNEKTGKVVGVEPRYDWPVTMGKMCPKGVTAYQTVDHEDRILRPLIKKNGKFVESSWEEALDLIEKNFKRIQAEHGKDALSVFGGVSMTNEKCYLVGKYARVALGTRYIDYNGRFCMSSAAGGFNKTLGMDRGSTLPYPELEHSDCFFMAGTNTAECHPTSIQWFWRAKDKGAKLIVADPRETPTARIADVHLDLIPGTDSALANGIMNILIQDGYVDEEYVQNRCNNYEELKQNVEKFTPDYTSAITGVSVDKIIKAAHIYGMAQKSVVMFARGVEQQTKGVDNVALYTSMALLRGQIGKFASGVSTFTGQGNGQGGREHGQKSDLLPGYRKLTDPEAVKYISGVWGIDPKDMPQPGVSAYEMFDEIQEGNIRAMHVICSNPAVSAPNVEHIWAGFKKLDFLVVSDFFLSETAEFADVVLPASTWAEDDGTTTNTEGRVIRIRKVKESIGESKPDWKILSLIAERMGKGKHFQYNDASEIFEELRIASKGGKADYSGITWERIDKEDGVFWPCPSEDHPGTPTMYKEKFATPDGKANLAVVDWNEPAEMPSPDFPHVLTTGRVVFHYLSGNQTRRVGFLMEQCPTPYAEMHPELASQYNLQNGDKVKLTTRRSSMTLDVRHTKAIRNDTVFVPYHWGKELSVNQLTNPALDPTSRMPEFKVCAVKLSKA
- the ilvB gene encoding biosynthetic-type acetolactate synthase large subunit, encoding MNTSKRNTVYGADLVVRSLESLGYRTIFGCHGETLLPVLDVLNDYPHQRYLQMQHEQAAVHAADGFARASGKPGVALLNTGAGLTNALTGIATAYSDSVPLVIIVAQLNRDKIGKDAFQEVDIAGVTMPIVKHSFKVNSTSDIYEMIMQASTISMEGRRGPVLVEISLDFLTEKVDNPAFFTRKATLPVNAGKPLPLNSIKAARKMIEVARKPVLFIGGGAILSEASDLLRELVQTTEIPVVSSLMGIGAFDGNNPLYLGMVGMHGTFAANKAVHQSDLLICLGVRFSDRVTGKISGFSPKSIKIHVDIDASEINKIIAVDLPIVGDVRSFLESILDTLDVYTVKSNVADWKNETTQWKRTVPRFEHSNSILSPQEVIQMLDHYSSNNTIVVTDVGQHQIFTAHNFKFSKPRTFLSSGGLGTMGYGLPAAIGAAVAMPNHQVICVTGDGSFQMNLQELATAVNNNLSLKIAVLNNGYLGMVRQWQELFYDRRYSSVKIGSPDFAKLAEAYGAKGIKVTSKEQAEQIIPEAIQHQGPVLMEFNVVEEENVYPMVPPGQSNHQVLLSR
- a CDS encoding MFS transporter gives rise to the protein MKALERTFYSKVSMYSFFVVVVLFLSMYIATSQFLHIDMALLGYMISSFIFAIGLTVRLGSWLIRPATHQVVKRSFKNLKTKSRQKRNFKSIAKTAFENIFLQKFIFKRGIYRGLQHFLIAWGCIGSFVITFGLTFGWFHFKLVDPSTYAIVVMSVPTITMPAHGFFAEMVYNGLNITAIMVLIGVCMALFRRITSQDTKVTERAEFDLFPLYLLLAVTATGLFLTVSYTFLDGWLHPYLTQIHQITVVILLVYFPFGKLFHLPIRPLATAVPMNYQEELQVDTRPCKKCGTTYSSDDQIEDVKEILGAQAFDLQLEDGSYLADYCLPCRRRIRVMKQLNMESPLGNPFNPVQTNNGIHLSGFGKKRSDDYYNLPEHVKKQLVTSGKEN